The following is a genomic window from Phycisphaeraceae bacterium.
GGGTCAGGTCGTCGCGGTGTCGCGTGACGAGGTGGGTGAAAAGCTCGCGTTCGAGCCGGCACTCGACGGAACCTTCACGGTCGAGACGATCGACGGCAAGCGCGTCGAAGTCATGCCGGTGCTCGAAATGTATCGCCGCCACCTCAAGGATTACGACCTCAAGACGGTCCAGGAACTCAGCGGGGCCGACCCCGTGCTCGTGGAACGGCTCGCCAAGGATCTGGCGACGATCAAGCCCGCGGCAATCCACGTCGGCGAAGGCGTCAACCACTACTTCCACGCCACGCTGCACAACCGCGTCTGCTTCATGCTCGTGGCTCTGACAGGCAACATCGGCAAGCACGGAACCGGCTCGCACACATGGGCCGGCAACTACAAGGGCGCGTTGTTCCAGGGCGCGTCGTGGGCCGGTCCGGGTGTGGGTGCTTACATCTACGAAGACCCCTTCAACCCCGTCCTCGATGAGAAGGGCGTGATCGATCATCACCACATGCGCCATTGCTCATCCAATGAGGAACCCAGCTACTGGGCCTATGGCGAGAAGGTGCTGAAGATCAAAACGGCGCAGGGTGAAAAGCTCTTCACCGGCCAGACGCACCTGCCCACTCCGACAAAACTCATCTGGTACAACAACGCCAACTTCCTCAATCAGTCCAAGTGGATCTACGACCTGATCCAGAACGTGCTGCCCAAGGTTGACATGATCATCGACCAGCAGATGGAATGGACCGGTTCGGCCGAGTACGCCGACATCGTCCTGCCCGTCAACTCGTGGGTGGAGTTCCAGGATCTTGAGATCGGCGGATCGTGCTCGAACCCGTTCATCCAGGCGTGGGGCGGCGACGCGCTCAAGCCGGTGCATGATTCACGCGATGACGCCATGGTCTTTTCGCTCGTCGGTGACGCCTTCACCGCCATCACGGGCGACAAGCGGTTCAGCGATTATTGGAAGTACATCAAGGAGCGCAAGAGCCGCGTCTATATCCAGCGGGTTCTCGACTCGTGCATCACCACCCGCGGCAAAGATGGCCCATACCAGATCGACCGCATGATGCGCGGTGAGTACGGCGGCCAGCCCGGCTCGGCTCTGTGGCTTTTCCGTACCTATCCGCGCGTGGCGTTCTACGAACAGGTCCACGACAACGTCCCGTTCTACACCGACTCAGGACGGCTCGCCTCCTACTGCGATCTGCCCGAAGCGATCGAGTACGGCGAAAATCTCATCGTCCACCGCGAAGGTGTGGAAGCGACGCCCTACCTGCCGAACGTCATCGTCTCGACCAGTCCCTACATCAGGCCGCAGAGCTACGGCATCGCTCTGGACTCACTCGATCCCGACGAGCGAAGCGTGCGAAACGTCAAGATGTCCTGGGAGGAAGTCAAAAAGACGGTCAATCCGCTCTGGGCGCAGGGTTTCCGCTTCTTCTGCTCGACACCCAAAAGCCGTCACAGCACGCACTCCTCGTGGTCCACGGTGGACTGGAACTGGATCTGGTCCTGCAATCACGGCGACCCGTACCGCGCGGACAAGCGCGCTCCGGGCGTCGGCGACCGGCAGATTCAGATGAATCCGCAGGCCGCCAAGGACCTGGGACTCAACGCCGGCGACTATGTCTGGGTGGACGCCAATCCACAGGACCGGCCGTACCGCGGCTGGAAGGAAAACGATTTCCGCTACCGCGCCTTCCGCTGCATGGTGCGGTTGAAGGTCAATCCCGCGCTGCCTTACCACATGACCATCATGAAGCACACGGGCTGGATCGCCAGTGAGCGAACGGTCAAGGCGGCCGAGTCACGGCCGGACGGACAGGCACTGGCGGAGGATACGGGTTATCAGGCGAGCTACCGGTACGGCTCGCACCAGTCGATCACCCGCGGCTGGCTCCCGCCCATGCACCAGACCGACACACTCTTCCACAAGAAGACCGGCGGCATGGGATTCAAGTACGGCTCCGACGTGGACAACCACGCGATCAATACCGTGCCCAAGGAAACGCTCGTCCGCGTCATCAAGGCGGAGGATGGCGGAATCGGCGGCAAAGGCATCTGGGCTCCGGCGCTCTCAGGCTTCGGACCCGAAAGCCATGAACCTAAAAACCTCGCTTACCTCAGCGGTTCTCTGACGACGCTGGGGACACCAGGAGGCGGCGATGAGTATTGAACTCAACCAGCCTGCTCACCCCGCGTCACGGCCGGCGGAGCCGGACCATCCTCTGATTCTCGATGGCGGCGTCGTCCCCGGCGATGCGTCTCTGATGGTTCGCTGCATGATCGAAGAGCTCCTCCAGATCGGTATCCCCCGACAGGAGCTGCTGGCGATGAGTCGTGATCCTAATTTTCAGGGACTTTTCGCGGCGCGGCGTGATCTGGGAGATCAGACGATGGACGCCCTGATCGACGGCGCTTTTAACCGCGTCGGTCGCCATCGTCACCGCACCGTGGAGTTCACCGGTGACGTTCAGTCCGCCACGTTGACCATCGGGGGATCCAGTAAGGAGCCAAACCGTGCCTAATGTTTACAACTGGCAACTCGGCCGTGAGATGAGCTATCCCTACGAAGAACACCACCCGGAGTGGCAGTTCGCCTTTGTCTTCAACATCAACCGCTGCATCGCCTGCCAGACCTGCACCATGGCGTGCAAGAGCACCTGGACCTTCTCACGCGGTCAGGAATACATGTGGTGGAACAACGTCGAGACCAAGCCCTTCGGCGGATACCCGCAGAACTGGGACTCGAAGCTGCTCAACCTTCTCAATGCCGCCAACCCCGACGGTCAGGTCTGGAACCCTGAAGCGGAAAAAACCCAGCAGGCTCCCTTCGGGACGTTCGACGGCAAGACCATCTTTGAAGCGGTGGACAAACAGTACGACGAGACCGGCCCCAAACGGGCGCTGGGCTACATCCCCACCGATCAGGAATGGCAGGCCCCCAACATCCACGAGGAAACCGCAACGGGTGAAGCGTGGAACAAGGAGGCCTTCGGCAGCAGCGCGCAGCTTCCTGAACACAAAGTCTGGTACTTCTACCTTCAGCGGCTTTGTAATCACTGCACCTATCCCGGCTGCCTCGCGGCCTGCCCGCGCCAGGCGATCTACAAGCGGCCGGAAGACGGCATCGTGCTCATCGATCAGTCCCGATGCCAGGGCTACAAGAAATGCGTCGAAGCATGCCCTTACAAAAAGTCCATGTATCGCACGACCACCGGCACAAGCGAAAAGTGTGTCGGTTGCTATCCACGCATCGAAGGCAAAGACCCGCACATCAGCCCCAACGGTGAACCGGCGGAAACACGCTGCATGGCTGTCTGCCCCGGCAAAATCCGTCTTCAGGGTCTGGTCAAGATCGGTCCCGACGGCAAGTGGGCGGAAGACCGTTGGAGCCCGCTGTATTACCTGATCCGTGAGCGGAAAATCGCCCTGCCGCTCTATCCTCAGTTCGGTACCGAACCTAATGGTTTCTACATCCCGCCCCGCTGGGTGCCCCGCCCCTACCTGACGCAGATGTTCGGGCCGGGCGTCGAATCGGCGATCGAGCAATACTCCTGCCCCGACCGCGACCTGCTGGCGGTGCTCCAGCTTTTCCGCGCCACGCAGCAGATCATCTTCCGCTACGAAGTGAAACAGGGACCGAAGGTCGCCGAAATCGAAGTGACGATGCCCAACGGCAAGACCAAGGTGCAGGAGATCTACAACGACACCGTGCTCGGATACAACAAGTTCGGTGTCGAGGTCGTCCGCACAACAATCGAAGAGCCGTCGTTCGAGCGTAATGCTGAACTGCACATGAACAGCATCTGAGAGGATCACGCGATGGAAACCCAAACTCTGGTGGATACCGCTGACCTGCTGGCTCGACAGGTTGTCGTCGCTGCGCTCTCCGAGGCGATGGTGGATCGCCGCGCCAGGCCGCTCGACTCAACGCACCGCTTTGATGCGAATCTGCTCCGACGCGCCTGGGCGGTGCTGGCCGACTCCAGCCGCACCCAGCCGCCCGCCAAGCTGGGACTCGGAGAGCTGCGCCCCGAAGAGACCGACATCGAGCCGCTCATCCGCTGGCTGGCGCGCGAGCCGCAATTGCGCGGGGAAATGTATCAGGTGGTCTTCGGCCTGGTCGCTTCGCGCGACTGCACACCCTATGAGACCGAATACTGCCACTGGAGCGATCCGACTTATCGCGCCCAGCAGATGGCGGACATCGCAGGGTTTTACCGGGCGTTCAGCGTCGAGCCGAGCGATCTGCGCCCGGAGCGACACGATCACGTTTCGCTTGAGCTGGAGTTCATCGCGTTCCTGCTCCAGAAATTGAGCCATGCGCAGCAACAGGCAATGGGTGAAGGTGCGGAGGTCTGCCAGGACGCCCTGAAAAACTTCGTGCGTGACCACATCGTCTGGTGGATACCGACATTTGCGCGATGCGTGGAACGACGAGTCGAGCGAATGTCACCAGACCTTGCCGACACGGCGACGCGCGACGCGCTGCAGGACTGGGCGGGTGCCGCCCGCGTGCTGCGTGCCTGGACCGCTGCTGAGCGGATCGCCAACGGCGTCGAACCCAGCCAGCGCATCATCGCTCCGATGGTCGAGCCTCCGCCCGCCGAGGAGGAGAGCTGCGGCGGCTGTGCACAGGCGGTTCCCCAGTAGGCGTCGATACGGTGCTCAACTCCAGCGTTTCACTTCCCGTTCTCGACTATCAGAGCGAAAGCTCCCGTTGTGACGTGGACGCGATCCGTCCGGGTGAAAATCTGCAGGACGCTCACGGCAGGCGGGTCCGTTATCTCCGCCTCTCCCTGACATCCGCCTGTTCGATGCGCTGCCTCTACTGCCGACCAACCACGATGGGTCACGATCATGATCCGTCCCGGATGACGCCTGTTGAAATCGAGCGGCTCGTCCGTCACCTCGTCGAGCAGCGGAACGTGCGAAAGGTGCGGCTTACCGGCGGCGAGCCGACCAGCCGCTCGGACCTGTTGGAAATCATCCGCCGTCTCAGTGCGATTCGTGGCCTGGAAGACCTGGCAATGACGACCAACGGTCTGACGCTGGCGCGCCACGCCGATGACTACCGCCGCGCCGGTCTGCGCCGTGTGAACATCAGCCTCGACTCGCTCGACCCCAACCGTTTCGAGCGCGTCACTGGCGTGCGCGGCGTGACCCGTGTAATTGAGGGAATCGATGCGGCGCAGGCAGCCGGTCTCCTGCCGGTGAAAATCAACACGGTTGTCGTCCGCGATGAGAATACGGCCGACCTGCCGGAGCTGATCCTCTTTGCCGCGGATCGCGGACTGGAGATTCGGCTGATCGAGCTGATGCCCATGGGACCGCTCGCCCCGCAATGGGCCGGCCGGTTTGTCTCGCAGCAGGAGATGAGAAAATCTCTCGACCCGATCGTGCGGTCGTGGTGGCACTTCTCATCAGGCTCCGACGCGGCGAGGGTCGATCTGGCGGAGCTGCGTGACGGCCGGTGCGTGCGCATCGGTTTCGTCACCGCGATGAGCTGCCGATTCTGCGAGGCGTGCGATCGCATCCGCATCGGTGCCGATGGAACGATTTACCCCTGCCTGATGGATCATCCCGCGGGAAACCTGATGCGGGCACTTCGTCCGGAGTTTGATGCTGCGTTGCTCGACCGGATGCTGATGAGTTCGCTAGCGGAAAAGAAACGGGAACACCCCGCCACCGGCGCGGGGATCATGACTCGGATCGGCGGGTAATAAACCCGTCCCACAACGGAACGAAAATCGACAGCAGAGCGGCGGGGTCACTCCGGCATGGCGAGCTGATCGATGTAGCGGGCTTCAAAGCCCGGATCAAGATTCAGCTCGACGATTTCCATATCGCGGCCGATGCGGGATATTTCCTTCAGTACGTTCCGATCAAGCAGCGTCAGGTACGCGCCGCCGAGCGACGTGTTGCCGACGACTTCAACCTGTTGCGGGGTAAACCCCGGCAGCAAGCCGCTGGCGATGGCGTTGGGAACATCCAGATGCAGGCCGAATCCGCCGGCGAGATAGACCTTGCGCAGATCGGACGGCGCAAGCCCGACACGTTCGAGCAGCGTCAGAATACCGGCGGCGATGGCGGCCTTGGCCTGGAGCAGTGAAGCGATGTCAGGCTCGCTGACCAGAACCGCTTCACGGCCGCGACCGTGTGCAACCTTAAGCGACAAGGTGCCGTGCTCATCGCGGCTCATCGCTTTTTCCGAACCGGGCAGATGTGCGGTCTGATAGCGACCGGTTGGGTCGAGCAGGCCGATGCGTCGTCCTTCCGCGAGGAAATCGATATACGCCGACCCGCAGATTCCCACGGGTTTATCTCCGCCGATCACTTCCGTCCGCACTTCAAAGGGTGACGCTTCAAACCGGATGGTTTCGATAGCGCCGCGACCTGCACGGATTCCGCTGGTGAGTCGCGCGCCCTCGAACGCCGGCCCTGCCGCCGTTGCGCAACCCAGCAGCCGCTCATCCTGCTTGAGGATGATTTCGCCGTTGGTGCCCACATCGACCAGGAGACTCGGCCCCGGATCGTAGAGCATGCCGCTGGCGAGCACACCGGCGCAGAGGTCAGCGCCGACATACGCCGACGCCGACGGCAGCAGATGAATGGGGGTATCCGGCGCCAGACCCGGCACTTCAAGCCGCACACTGCCGGCCGTGATGCAGCGATGTTCCAGAAAGGCAGGCGTAAACGGTGCGGTGCCCATCGGCGAGGGATCGACCCCCGCCAGCAGATGAAGCATCGTCGTGTTAGCCGCGATCGACAGACAGACGAGGCGGTCCTCATGCGGCTGGCGGTCAGGAAACACCATTGCTTTGCGCAGCAACGGCGCGATGGTCTCCTTCACCAGAGCATCCTGTAATTGCTGCACCATTGCTGAATCGCTCAGGCAGAGATTGATGCGGGTCAGCACGTCATCGCCCAGGTGCATCTGGCGGTTAAAGGCTGAGGACTGCCCGACCACTTCGCCGGTCGCCAGATCGACGAGCAGAACCGCCACCGTCGTCGTGCCGACATCGATGGCGGCACCCAGATTTCGCGGTAACGATCCGTTGCTACCGCTGGTGCCGTTTCCCGACGCCTGGTGCTGCCAGAGCGGGTCATGGGCACGGGCGACGTTCAGACGAAACGACGTCACGACCTGCGGCTCATGCGCCAGCAGGGAACGAGCTGGAATGCGTACATGCGATCTGTCATCGAAACGGAACTCGCAGCCGCGCAGCTCCACCGGGGCTGCCCCCGCCTCGACGACCTGCCCGGTGACGCAATGGACCGCCCTGCCGCGAACCAGCTCCACCACGCATCCATCACACAAACCACGCTGGCCGCACCGTGTGTTGAGCGGCATCGACTCGCGTCGGAGTATTTCGGAAAGCTTCTGTTCGCCGCTGCCGGCCGTTGAGATCATCCGCCGGTCCTGCGGCGATTCAACATCCAGATATTCTTTTGGATCCATAGTTCAGGTACTCATCCTCAGGGTGCGGCGGTTCCGCCGGCCTTTGCCGACGGTGCCACTTCAACCACCCGCTCGTCGGCGGTCATTTGCAGGGACTGTCCCGGCTCAAGAACAATAAACCGCTCGTCGTCCCAGTCCCCCGACAGCAACGCTTCGAGCAGGGACGGATCGCCGCGCTGATGGTCAAACTGCCAGCCCAGCCAGTCCGCGCATTGCTTCGTGTAATCCAGGTCCTGCTCCGTCGCCCCGATCGTCAAATCGACGTATGTCGCGTGATCGTAGGTCTGGAACCACTTCTGTTCCTCCTCCATGAGAAACTCGGCATTCTCCTCGCCGTACTGCTCCTGATATTTTCGGAGGAGTTTGTTGTAGCGTTCCTTACCCGGCGGCGTGTGATGCTTGTTCCATCCGGGGCTGTACCAGTATGTGCCGGGATTCTGGCGGACATACTGGGCGTATCGCTCTTTGCTGCCCAGCAGGATCGTGATGCAGTCGTGGGCGCGGGGCATGATGAGCCTGGCACGACTTGCCTTGACGCCTTCGGTTCCCCGGCTGCACAGACCGTAGCCCAGCAGAATCACATCGGGATTCACTCGTTGCTCTACGGATTCAACCGCAGCTTGCAACTCCACGCGCAGACGATCCGGCTCGTTGTGCAGCCCCTGACGCATCCATTCAAAGTGAATCAGATGGGAATAAGGCTTGGCGTAGTGCTCGACCTCAATTTCGAGCACGGCACAGGAGATGATCGCCACCCGTAACTGCTTGGACGGCTGTTGCTTATCGCCTGACTGATCTTGCGTCTCAGACCCGTGTGACGTCTGTGATGGCTGGGGCATGGAAAATTCCTCAAATCTTTTCCCACAAGCGACCAATTTGCTCTGATTCAGTGTAGCATATATAACGAATAAAGGATATTATTATCCTAAAAGGAGCAATTATGAGTAGTCTCTCTGAACTGTCACAGGCGATCGAAAAGGGCAACCGCGCCGAGTCCACTCGGATCACGCGGGAATCAATCGCCCAAGGCATCCCCGCACGGGAGATTCTCGACGCCATGGTGGCGGGAATGGACGTGGTGGGGCAGAAGTTCAAGAACAACCAGATCTTCGTCCCCGAGATGCTCATCGCCTCTCGCGCGATGAAGGAAAGTCTGGCATTGCTTGAGCCGCTGCTGGTCAAAGCCGGCATCCAGCCGGAGTTCTCCGCCGTCATCGGTACGGTGCAGGGCGACCTGCATGACATCGGCAAGAACCTGGTCGCGATGATGTGGAAGGGTGCCAACATCGACGTCGTGGACGTGGGCACCAACGTCTCGGCCGCCAAGTTCATCGCCACCGCCAAAGAGCGTAACGCCCGGATCATCGGGCTGTCAGCTCTGCTGACGACCACCATGCCCGCGATGAAGAGCACCGTGCAGGCGATTCGTGACGCCGGCCTGACTGATGTGAAGGTCGTCATCGGCGGCGCGCCGATCACTGAAGGGTTTGCCCGCGAAATCGGCGCCGACGGTTTCGCTCCTGACGCCGCGTCCGCCGTTGAGCTTGCGCGCCGCCTTGTCGGGGCGGCCGTCTGAGGAGCGCCGCCATGTTCGAAAAATCAGTCGCCCGGGTGGAGGCCTTTCTAAAAGGAATGGCCTTTGACTGTCGCGCCTGCGGACAGTGTGTCCTGCGCGAGACGGGTTTAATCTGTCCGATGACCTGCCCCAAAGGGCTACGCAACGGACCCTGCGGCGGCACGCTCAACGGTGAATGTGAAGTGTATCCCGACAAGCCCTGCGTCTGGATACGCATTCACAAGAGGACAGGTAAGGAGTCGCTCGACTGCCCGAAACTGCTTCCCTCACCCGACGCACGACTGATTCAGACCTCTTCGTATCTCAATTACCTGACCGGGGCGGACGAACACGGCAGGAAACCGCTGCCCTACCTCGACCTCGGCTCGTGTCGCACCCGCGCGACGCAGGCCACCCTCTCGCGGTTGGAACTGCGGCTTCGATCCGGCGCGTTTGTACGGCTCTGCGAATTACGGGCACCGCGAACTTCGAGCTTTGCTGCCTTTGATGAACAGGCCGGGATCATCCGTGACCATTTTGACGCGGTAAACGCCACCGCCTTTCTCAACGCACGGCCGTCGCTGCCTTCGCCGGTGGCTGCCGCCCGGCTCGTTACTCTGGGAGTCGAGCCGATCTGCCAGTCCACCTGCCGCGATCACACCAAGACCTCTTTCATCGCGGAATTGCTGCTGAATCAGATCAACGGCGTTCATAACACCCTTTGCCTGACGGGGGACTCCTATCGAGGCACCCCGAAGATCAAGCAGGTGTACGACATGGACGCGGCGCTGATGGTTTACGAAGCGCGGTACCTCCGCGAGACCGGACGTGTGCATTTCACGCAGGAGACCATGGAGCCGCCCCCCCGGCCGTTCATCGGTGCGGTCATCAATCCCCTGACCATGCCGATCGAAGTGCCCGTCCGTCGGCTCAAACAGAAGGCGGCTGCGGGAGCCGACTTCATCCAAACCCAGCTCATTTTTGATATCGAGGGATTTCGGCGGTTCATGGAGCTCGTCCGCAGCGAGCGGATCGACGACGACCTTTTCATCATCGCAGGTGTGCCGGTCGTCACCTCGAAACAGGCATTGGCGATTCTGCCCAAGATTCCGGGCGTGAGTGTGCCTGAGGAAATTTTCCGGCGGCTCGACGGTGCGGCGAACATCCGTGCTGAGGGGCTGGCGCTGGCGCGGGAATCCATTGCGGCGATCAGCGCGATCGAAGGTGTTGCGGGGGTTCACCTGATGCTCTTTGGCTCCGACCATTCCGTGCTGCCGGGGCTGGTCGCGGATCTCAAAACCTCGCGCCAAACACCGTCAAAGACGGATACCAAACCGGCGTCCATCCACTTAAAGCAGTTGCCGACCACGAAGGAGGAAACGTGTCCATCAGCAAGCTGACCCTGATCGGCGAACGGATCAATCCCGGATTCGCCAGCTCCAAGGCGTTACTCGAAAACCGAGATATCAAGGGTCTCCAAGATCTGGCGGTTTCGCAGCGTGCCAAGGGCGCGCACTATCTGACGATCAACGTCGGTGAGACGGCGAGCCATGATGCGTCCTTCGTGCGTGAGGTCATTGAGGCGATCCAGGCGGTTGTCGATCTGCCGCTGTCGTTCGACTATCCCCACGCCTCCGTGCAGGAAGTGTGTCTGAAGACTTATGACCCCGGCAAAGCCAGGGGGCGCAAGCCGATCGTCAACTCGATCAGCGAGCTGCGCTGGGACATGTTTGATCTGCTGAAAATCCAGCCCGCCAAGGTGGTGCTGATGGCGTCCGAGCGGGTTGAAGACGGCGTGGAAATCGCCAACCAGAGCGCGACGGAGATCGCCCATACCGCCCGACAGATGGCGCAGCGAGCCATGAGCAACGGCCACGCACTCGCGCCCGATGACATTTTCATCGACGTGTCGCTCTGTCCGATCGCCACGGATACCGAGGGTCGAACCCGTCGCGCCATCGACTCGATCCAGCAGATCGGTTCCGATCCGGCAATGCGCGGCGTCCACATGCTCGTGGGGCTTTCCAATCTCGGTGTCATGCTCCCCAAGCAGGCACTCGACGGCAGCAAACTGAGCGTCAAGGTCGAATCGGCTTTCCTGACCATGACGATCCCGCACGGACTCGACACGATTCTGGGTACCGCCGGTCGCGAGTACCAGATGCTTCCCAGCGACGACTTTGTCCTCCGCGGCTTCGCCGAGGCCGTCGCCAGCGAGGGCTTTGAAACGCTGACCCGGATACAGGAACTTTACGAGAGAAAATAGTCATGGCCTCCCTGACAATCGCCGTCAACTCCTATTTCGACGGGTGGCGGTATCACAGCGACGGCCCGTATTGGATCGAAATAACGGACGGCGTGATCCGTCGGATCACCAGCCATCCGGGCGGTGTCGCGCCGCCTCAGTCTCTCGCTGCACCGTTTGTCATGCCGGGGCTGATTGAAGCTCACTGCCATCTTTTTCTTGACGGCAGCGAGCTTGATGTGAACGTGCGAAAGGCTTACCTCTCCGCGCCGGCTGAGGCGATGCTGGCCACGGCGCGGCGCAGCGTCGCGGAGAATCTCGCTGCGGGTGTGACCACGATCCGGGACGCCGGTGATTTTTTCGGCATCAATAAGCGCATCAAGGCTGAGTGCGCCGCGGCAAAACCTCCGACACCCATCATCCGCAGCCCCGGCTTTGCGATGCGCCGGGCGGGTCGATACGGCTCCTTCATGGCCCTCGAAGTCACTGATGCCGACAGCATCGTCGCCGCGATTCACAAGCTCGCGCCCACCGCAGACGATCTGAAAATCCTGCTGACGGGCATCATCGACTTCGATACCGGAAAAATGAAAGGCGGCGTGCAGTTTGATCTGGAGGAGACGCGGTTGATCGTGCGGACCGCGCGCCAACTGGGGCTGCGGACCTACGCTCATTGCAGCGGTCTCGATGGTCTGGAAATCGCGGTCAAGGCGGGCATCGATTCGATCGAACACGGCTTTTTCATGGAGCGTGAAATCCTGCGCGCCATGTCGGATCAGGGCACCGCCTGGGTACCCACTTTTTCGCCGGTCCAATTCGTCAAGGACAATCCGACGTTAATCAACCTCAGCTCATCCGCTGTGGTACAGCTCGATCAGATTCTCCGTCAGCACCATGAGCAGGTGGCGGCGGCGAGCAACATGGGTGTCATGCTCGTCGCCGGCTCCGATGCCGGCAGCTACGGCGTGCCGCATGGTAAAGGGCTGGTCGATGAACTTCTGTTCTTCCACGACACCGGCATGAACATGGAGGAAGTGCTGACCGCAGCCACCTCCCGACCGCGACGACTCTGGGGCTGTCCCTCTCGTGACATCGCTCCGGGAAACTCCGCGGAACTCCTGGTGCTCGAAGGCTCTCCCTTCGATGACATCGAAAACCTGCGCCGCCCGCGCCAAGTCGTCATCGGCAACGATGTCGTATCGCTGACCCCTGCTTCGATCGGAAGGAATTCGTAATGACCAAGGCTGTTTTGTCCGGCTGTGATCGGGTGAATCGAATGATGGAACGCCGGGACCACGA
Proteins encoded in this region:
- a CDS encoding corrinoid protein → MSSLSELSQAIEKGNRAESTRITRESIAQGIPAREILDAMVAGMDVVGQKFKNNQIFVPEMLIASRAMKESLALLEPLLVKAGIQPEFSAVIGTVQGDLHDIGKNLVAMMWKGANIDVVDVGTNVSAAKFIATAKERNARIIGLSALLTTTMPAMKSTVQAIRDAGLTDVKVVIGGAPITEGFAREIGADGFAPDAASAVELARRLVGAAV
- a CDS encoding dihydropteroate synthase: MSISKLTLIGERINPGFASSKALLENRDIKGLQDLAVSQRAKGAHYLTINVGETASHDASFVREVIEAIQAVVDLPLSFDYPHASVQEVCLKTYDPGKARGRKPIVNSISELRWDMFDLLKIQPAKVVLMASERVEDGVEIANQSATEIAHTARQMAQRAMSNGHALAPDDIFIDVSLCPIATDTEGRTRRAIDSIQQIGSDPAMRGVHMLVGLSNLGVMLPKQALDGSKLSVKVESAFLTMTIPHGLDTILGTAGREYQMLPSDDFVLRGFAEAVASEGFETLTRIQELYERK
- a CDS encoding methylenetetrahydrofolate reductase C-terminal domain-containing protein, which produces MFEKSVARVEAFLKGMAFDCRACGQCVLRETGLICPMTCPKGLRNGPCGGTLNGECEVYPDKPCVWIRIHKRTGKESLDCPKLLPSPDARLIQTSSYLNYLTGADEHGRKPLPYLDLGSCRTRATQATLSRLELRLRSGAFVRLCELRAPRTSSFAAFDEQAGIIRDHFDAVNATAFLNARPSLPSPVAAARLVTLGVEPICQSTCRDHTKTSFIAELLLNQINGVHNTLCLTGDSYRGTPKIKQVYDMDAALMVYEARYLRETGRVHFTQETMEPPPRPFIGAVINPLTMPIEVPVRRLKQKAAAGADFIQTQLIFDIEGFRRFMELVRSERIDDDLFIIAGVPVVTSKQALAILPKIPGVSVPEEIFRRLDGAANIRAEGLALARESIAAISAIEGVAGVHLMLFGSDHSVLPGLVADLKTSRQTPSKTDTKPASIHLKQLPTTKEETCPSAS
- a CDS encoding amidohydrolase family protein — encoded protein: MASLTIAVNSYFDGWRYHSDGPYWIEITDGVIRRITSHPGGVAPPQSLAAPFVMPGLIEAHCHLFLDGSELDVNVRKAYLSAPAEAMLATARRSVAENLAAGVTTIRDAGDFFGINKRIKAECAAAKPPTPIIRSPGFAMRRAGRYGSFMALEVTDADSIVAAIHKLAPTADDLKILLTGIIDFDTGKMKGGVQFDLEETRLIVRTARQLGLRTYAHCSGLDGLEIAVKAGIDSIEHGFFMEREILRAMSDQGTAWVPTFSPVQFVKDNPTLINLSSSAVVQLDQILRQHHEQVAAASNMGVMLVAGSDAGSYGVPHGKGLVDELLFFHDTGMNMEEVLTAATSRPRRLWGCPSRDIAPGNSAELLVLEGSPFDDIENLRRPRQVVIGNDVVSLTPASIGRNS